A window from Salvia miltiorrhiza cultivar Shanhuang (shh) chromosome 2, IMPLAD_Smil_shh, whole genome shotgun sequence encodes these proteins:
- the LOC131011726 gene encoding tubby-like F-box protein 8 encodes MSFRSLARDLRDSIGSLSRRSFDVRLHVHHRGKSHGAVHELHDQPEVVQTSCWSGLPPELLRDVIKRLEESESTWPARKHVVACGAVCRSWREMCKEIVQCPEFCGKLTFPISLKQPGFRDGAIQCFIKRDKSKLTYQLFLCLSPALLVENGKFLLSAKRVRRTTCTEYVISMDADSISRSNSSYIGKVRSNFLGTKFIIYDTQPPHNNSNISAPGRTSRRFYSKKVSPKVPSGSYNIAQVAYELNVLGTRGPRRMHCAMHTIPISSLEPGGSVPGQPELLPRSLEDSFRSISLSKSIASSTEFSSARFSDIAGPHEEEGGKDRPLVLKNKAPRWHEQLQCWCLNFRGRVTVASVKNFQLIAATQAAAGAPTPSQPNQSDHDKIILQFGKVGKDMFTMDYRYPLSAFQAFAICLSSFDTKLACE; translated from the exons ATGTCGTTCCGTAGCCTAGCTCGTGACTTAAGGGATAGTATTGGAAGCTTGTCCAGACGAAGTTTTGATGTGAGGCTGCACGTTCACCACCGTGGGAAGTCTCATGGTGCTGTCCATGAGTTGCACGACCAGCCTGAAGTTGTACAGACCAGTTGTTGGTCTGGTCTTCCACCTGAATTACTCCGTGATGTGATCAAGAGATTGGAAGAGAGTGAGAGTACATGGCCTGCCCGAAAGCATGTGGTGGCATGTGGAGCTGTTTGCCGGTCATGGAGGGAGATGTGCAAAGAAATTGTTCAATGCCctgaattttgtggaaaattAACATTTCCAATATCTCTCAAGCAG CCAGGGTTTCGAGATGGAGCCATCCAGTGTTTCATTAAGAGAGACAAGTCTAAGTTGACTTACCAACTATTTCTGTGCCTTAGTCCTG CTTTGCTGGTCGAGAATGGTaaatttcttctttctgcaaaaCGGGTTCGCCGAACTACTTGTACAGAGTATGTGATCTCAATGGATGCTGATAGCATATCAAGGTCGAACAGCAGCTATATTGGAAAAGTGAG GTCCAATTTTCTTGGAACTAAGTTCATAATTTATGACACACAGCCGCCACACAACAACTCCAACATCTCTGCACCTGGTCGTACCAGCCGTAGGTTCTACTCGAAAAAAGTTTCACCAAAAGTCCCCAGTGGAAGTTACAACATTGCACAGGTCGCATATGAGCTTAATGTGCTTGGCACAAGGGGTCCTCGTAGGATGCACTGCGCCATGCACACAATCCCCATTTCTTCACTCGAACCCGGTGGTTCTGTCCCTGGTCAACCTGAGCTACTTCCCCGCTCTCTTGAAGATTCGTTCAGGAGTATTTCCTTATCTAAATCGATAGCTAGCTCAACAGAGTTCAGCAGCGCCCGGTTTTCAGACATTGCCGGTCCACACGAGGAAGAAGGTGGAAAGGACAGGCCTTTAGTTCTAAAAAATAAGGCTCCAAGGTGGCACGAACAACTGCAGTGTTGGTGCCTCAACTTCAGAGGAAGGGTAACGGTTGCATCGGTGAAGAATTTCCAGCTCATCGCCGCAACTCAGGCAGCCGCTGGCGCCCCAACGCCGTCCCAACCAAACCAGTCTGATCATGACAAGATCATATTGCAGTTTGGTAAGGTTGGCAAAGATATGTTTACAATGGATTATCGATATCCCTTGTCTGCATTTCAAGCCTTTGCCATATGTCTAAGCAGTTTCGACACGAAACTGGCATGTGAATAG